A window from Argopecten irradians isolate NY chromosome 3, Ai_NY, whole genome shotgun sequence encodes these proteins:
- the LOC138317410 gene encoding testisin-like isoform X1, producing the protein MAGGWILLALVIQVFCLEQTEGRTAPVPRITEGNAAGEESWPWQVLILYKNKQVCGGTLLCADTVLTSAYCVRYSTGPLWIRVVVGMYNRRKNEKITRGQKRFQVKKIILHPDYDVYANDIAIIKLTRRVKFNKYIQPIPRLADDTMDFLNKTCYTTGWGIFLSMGNFKRPNVLQEVQTPVVPNAMCQPLFDPFNIALGDDTICTKDIPKGACTGDEGGPLQCLVNKKWVHAGVTSFNTGRCGEVTIYSRTSFHRQWILENMK; encoded by the exons ATGGCCGGAGGATGGATTTTGCTGGCTCTTGTTATTCAAGTGTTTTGTTTAGAGCAGACAGAAG GAAGAACTGCACCAGTACCCAGGATAACTGAAGGTAATGCAGCGGGTGAAGAGTCGTGGCCATGGCAGGTACTTATCCTATACAAGAATAAACAAGTGTGCGGAGGAACCCTTCTGTGTGCTGATACAGTTCTGACTTCGGCCTATTGTGTGAGGTATTCCAC GGGACCATTGTGGATACGAGTTGTAGTTGGGATGTACAACAGAAGAAAAAACGAAAAAATCACAAGAGGTCAAAAAAGGTTCCAAGTGAAAAAAATTATACTG CATCCGGACTATGACGTTTATGCAAATGACATAGCGATCATCAAACTCACTAGACGTGTAAAATTCAACAAATACATTCAACCAATACCGCGGCTGGCGGACGACACTATGGATTTCCTGAACAAAACCTGTTACACCACAGGATGGGGGATTTTTCTCAGTA TGGGGAACTTCAAACGGCCGAATGTTCTACAAGAAGTTCAGACGCCTGTAGTTCCAAACGCTATGTGTCAACCGTTGTTTGATCCATTTAACATCGCATTGGGTGATGATACGATATGTACCAAGGACATCCCTAAAGGTGCATGTACT GGCGACGAGGGTGGTCCTCTCCAGTGCCTTGTTAACAAGAAGTGGGTACACGCAGGAGTCACGTCATTTAATACAGGCAGATGTGGCGAAGTAACCATTTATTCCAGGACCTCCTTCCACAGGCAATGGATCTTGGAAAATATGAAGTAA
- the LOC138317409 gene encoding chitin deacetylase 1-like, translated as MKSFILVLVFVSLCVAQTPEPCVKEACLLPDCRCFSDSEIPGGLTTQETPQIVTITMDYTLNSEYEPLYDQIFEAISNPNGCACTGTFYIQDLNTNYALVKSYAERGFEIGVSSLDGTLPTTSTEWIDTIKAVKEKIVGAPVDEKQIFGYRAPQLAAGGDDMFIGIADQNLLYDSSCSTKEYASKATLKWPFTYDYDYGSFTCTGGQSDTLKFPGRWQVLIPELEFNGQKCATPQSCTNVMTKKDAFDILYNNFVTHFDGNRAPYTVIIDPVWMKTDYKLEGLIEFVEYVRVAFDDVWIVNQIQALQWIQNPTPIANLTDFQPWQC; from the exons ATGAAGTCCTTTATTCTTGTTTTGGTCTTCGTAAGCCTGTGTGTAGCACAGACACCGGAACCATGTGTGAAGGAAGCGTGCTTGCTACCGGATTGCCGGTGTTTCTCGGATTCGGAGATTCCGGGAGGTCTTACAACTCAGGAAACTCCACAAATCGTCACCATTACGATGGACTACACCCTGAATAGCGAGTACGAGCCTCTCTACGACCAG ATATTTGAAGCCATTAGCAATCCAAACGGTTGTGCGTGCACCGGGACCTTTTACATTCAAGACCTCAACACGAACTACGCCTTAGTCAAGTCTTATGCCGAAAGGGGATTTGAAATTGGAGTGAGTTCCCTTGATGGCACACTTCCGACAACATCCACAGAGTGGATAGACACGATAAAAG CCGTGAAAGAAAAGATCGTAGGCGCTCCAGTGGACGAAAAACAGATATTTGGTTACCGTGCCCCTCAGCTGGCTGCAGGCGGAGACGATATGTTCATTG GAATCGCCGACCAGAACTTGTTGTACGACTCCAGTTGCTCAACCAAGGAGTACGCCTCGAAGGCCACACTTAAGTGGCCCTTTACATATGATTACGATTACGGATCATTTACCTGCACTGGTGGCCAATCAGATACTCTAAAATTCCCAG GACGCTGGCAGGTACTCATTCCCGAGTTGGAATTCAACGGTCAAAAGTGTGCCACACCGCAGAGCTGTACTAATGTTATGACGAAGAAAGACGCTTTTGATATCCTCTACAACAA CTTCGTGACACACTTCGACGGCAACCGAGCCCCCTATACAGTCATTATAGATCCAGTCTGGATGAAGACCGACTACAAACTAGAGGGACTTATTGAGTTTGTAGAGTACGTGCGTGTGGCATTTGAC gATGTGTGGATCGTTAACCAGATTCAGGCTCTTCAGTGGATACAAAATCCTACTCCCATCGCCAACCTTACAGATTTCCAACCATGGCAGTGCTAG
- the LOC138317410 gene encoding testisin-like isoform X2: MNNLPVPLFITHRYRGRTAPVPRITEGNAAGEESWPWQVLILYKNKQVCGGTLLCADTVLTSAYCVRYSTGPLWIRVVVGMYNRRKNEKITRGQKRFQVKKIILHPDYDVYANDIAIIKLTRRVKFNKYIQPIPRLADDTMDFLNKTCYTTGWGIFLSMGNFKRPNVLQEVQTPVVPNAMCQPLFDPFNIALGDDTICTKDIPKGACTGDEGGPLQCLVNKKWVHAGVTSFNTGRCGEVTIYSRTSFHRQWILENMK, encoded by the exons ATGAACAACCTCCCTGTTCCCCTTTTCATAACACACCGATACCGTG GAAGAACTGCACCAGTACCCAGGATAACTGAAGGTAATGCAGCGGGTGAAGAGTCGTGGCCATGGCAGGTACTTATCCTATACAAGAATAAACAAGTGTGCGGAGGAACCCTTCTGTGTGCTGATACAGTTCTGACTTCGGCCTATTGTGTGAGGTATTCCAC GGGACCATTGTGGATACGAGTTGTAGTTGGGATGTACAACAGAAGAAAAAACGAAAAAATCACAAGAGGTCAAAAAAGGTTCCAAGTGAAAAAAATTATACTG CATCCGGACTATGACGTTTATGCAAATGACATAGCGATCATCAAACTCACTAGACGTGTAAAATTCAACAAATACATTCAACCAATACCGCGGCTGGCGGACGACACTATGGATTTCCTGAACAAAACCTGTTACACCACAGGATGGGGGATTTTTCTCAGTA TGGGGAACTTCAAACGGCCGAATGTTCTACAAGAAGTTCAGACGCCTGTAGTTCCAAACGCTATGTGTCAACCGTTGTTTGATCCATTTAACATCGCATTGGGTGATGATACGATATGTACCAAGGACATCCCTAAAGGTGCATGTACT GGCGACGAGGGTGGTCCTCTCCAGTGCCTTGTTAACAAGAAGTGGGTACACGCAGGAGTCACGTCATTTAATACAGGCAGATGTGGCGAAGTAACCATTTATTCCAGGACCTCCTTCCACAGGCAATGGATCTTGGAAAATATGAAGTAA